A single window of Syntrophotalea acetylenica DNA harbors:
- the glyS gene encoding glycine--tRNA ligase subunit beta yields MSAELFLEIGTEEIPAGFLPTAMADLERLVRKELENARIGFESVRTFATPRRLVVAVDGVARGQERQEVTASGPSVAVAFDADGQPTRAALGFARSNGVDVSDLERRQTDKGEYLFVCKVVEGRPTLELLPEMLPRIIGAIPFKKSMRWKDLDIRFARPMHWIVALFDGQLVPFSYGNLASGTFSRGHRFMAPETFEVTGLDQYLEETQRRFVVVDPACRQEMIREQLAEVVSRTGGRLNPDEELLDEVAFLVEYPTAVIGGFEEAYLQLPPELLITVMREHQRYFTVVDDEGRLLPRFVTISNTRAEDLTVVQRGNERVLRARLSDAMFFWKEDRKIRLESRLDALKNVVYQARLGTSYEKVMRFKTLAVELADRLAPDAARLTERAALLAKCDLETGMVFEFPELQGVMGREYALLDGEDPRVARAVFEHYLPLQAGGNLPGDDVGAFVSIADKLDSICGCFGVGLIPTGTADPFALRRSAIGILNIVLDRGYRLSLPALVSRSLELLADKLTRPSAEVSAEVLEFIRLRFFNMLSSQGLPNDVVDAVLSAAFDDPVEALQRVRGLAAFREEEEFAALAITFKRVVNIVKGGVDAPVQADLFEADCEGRLLAALQQVNGRFEQYVAEGAYLDALRTVGELRPAVDDLFEGVMVMAPDETLKTNRLALLTRVARLFQGIADFSKIAA; encoded by the coding sequence ATGTCTGCTGAACTGTTCCTGGAAATTGGTACCGAGGAAATCCCTGCCGGTTTTCTGCCGACGGCCATGGCCGATCTTGAACGGCTGGTTCGCAAAGAACTTGAAAACGCGCGTATCGGCTTTGAGTCGGTGCGAACCTTTGCCACACCCCGCCGGTTGGTGGTGGCGGTCGATGGGGTCGCCCGCGGTCAGGAACGCCAGGAAGTGACGGCTTCGGGCCCCTCCGTTGCCGTGGCTTTCGATGCCGACGGCCAGCCGACCAGGGCCGCTCTGGGGTTTGCCCGCAGCAACGGCGTCGACGTTTCCGATCTTGAACGGCGGCAGACGGACAAGGGGGAATACCTGTTTGTCTGCAAGGTCGTCGAAGGGCGCCCGACGCTGGAACTGCTGCCCGAAATGCTGCCCCGCATCATTGGCGCCATCCCCTTTAAAAAATCGATGCGCTGGAAGGATCTCGATATCCGCTTCGCCCGCCCTATGCACTGGATCGTCGCCCTCTTCGACGGACAGCTGGTGCCGTTTTCCTATGGCAACCTGGCCAGCGGCACGTTTTCGCGGGGACACCGGTTCATGGCACCCGAGACATTCGAGGTGACCGGACTCGACCAGTATCTAGAGGAGACGCAGCGGCGTTTTGTGGTTGTCGATCCGGCCTGCCGCCAGGAGATGATCAGGGAGCAGTTGGCTGAAGTCGTTTCCCGCACCGGAGGGCGGCTCAATCCCGACGAGGAACTGCTCGACGAAGTGGCGTTTCTGGTGGAATATCCGACGGCGGTAATCGGCGGCTTCGAGGAGGCTTATCTGCAATTGCCACCGGAACTGCTGATCACGGTCATGCGGGAGCACCAGCGATATTTTACCGTGGTGGACGATGAGGGTCGGCTGCTGCCGCGTTTTGTGACCATTTCCAATACGCGCGCCGAAGACCTCACCGTGGTGCAGCGGGGTAATGAAAGGGTGTTGCGCGCGCGTCTGTCCGATGCCATGTTTTTCTGGAAAGAGGATCGCAAGATCCGCCTGGAAAGCCGCCTCGATGCCCTGAAAAATGTCGTTTACCAGGCCCGGCTTGGAACCAGCTACGAAAAAGTCATGCGATTTAAAACCCTGGCCGTGGAACTGGCGGACCGACTGGCGCCCGACGCGGCTCGCCTGACCGAACGTGCGGCGTTACTCGCCAAGTGCGATCTTGAAACGGGCATGGTTTTTGAATTTCCCGAGCTGCAGGGAGTCATGGGCAGGGAATATGCCCTTCTCGACGGTGAGGACCCCCGTGTTGCGCGCGCTGTTTTCGAACATTACCTGCCGCTTCAGGCGGGCGGTAATCTGCCCGGCGACGATGTCGGGGCGTTTGTCTCCATTGCCGACAAGCTCGATTCGATCTGCGGCTGTTTCGGGGTCGGGTTGATACCCACCGGGACTGCGGACCCCTTCGCGTTGCGGCGCAGCGCCATCGGCATTCTCAATATTGTTCTCGATCGCGGTTACCGGCTGTCCTTGCCCGCCCTTGTCAGTCGCAGCCTGGAACTGCTGGCAGACAAGCTGACCCGGCCCTCTGCCGAGGTATCCGCCGAGGTGCTGGAATTCATCCGCCTGCGATTCTTCAACATGCTTTCTTCCCAGGGGTTGCCCAACGATGTCGTGGATGCTGTCTTGAGTGCAGCTTTCGACGATCCTGTCGAAGCCCTGCAGCGGGTCAGGGGGCTGGCGGCGTTTCGCGAGGAGGAAGAATTCGCCGCTCTGGCGATAACCTTCAAGCGGGTCGTCAACATTGTCAAGGGCGGCGTCGATGCTCCGGTGCAAGCCGATCTGTTCGAGGCGGATTGCGAGGGGCGGCTTTTGGCGGCGTTGCAACAGGTGAACGGTCGTTTTGAACAATATGTCGCAGAAGGTGCCTATCTGGATGCCCTGCGTACGGTCGGAGAGCTGCGGCCGGCTGTCGACGACCTGTTTGAAGGGGTCATGGTGATGGCCCCGGACGAGACGCTCAAGACCAATCGGCTTGCATTGCTGACCAGGGTGGCACGCTTGTTCCAGGGGATTGCCGACTTTTCGAAAATCGCTGCCTGA
- the glyQ gene encoding glycine--tRNA ligase subunit alpha has translation MTFQELILALQNYWAGQGCIIQQPYDMEKGAGTFNPATFLRVLGPEPWNVAYVEPSRRPTDGRYGENPNRLQHYYQFQVIMKPSPMNIQELYLDSLRSFGISPSRHDIRFVEDDWESPTLGAWGLGWEVWLDGMEITQFTYFQQVGGIDLKPVSAEITYGCERIAMYLQGVDNVYDLEWIDGIRYGDVHHQSEVEFSTYNFEEADTGMLFQLFDMYEKESVRLAQKQLVLPAYDYVLKASHSFNLLDARGAISVTERAHYIGRVRNLARLCAEGYVAQREKLGFPLIKGR, from the coding sequence GTGACTTTTCAAGAACTCATTCTGGCCTTGCAGAATTACTGGGCCGGGCAAGGTTGTATCATTCAGCAGCCCTACGACATGGAAAAAGGCGCGGGGACCTTCAACCCTGCCACCTTTTTGCGCGTGCTCGGTCCGGAGCCCTGGAACGTGGCCTATGTGGAGCCTTCCCGGCGCCCGACCGACGGCCGTTACGGAGAGAATCCCAACCGCCTTCAGCATTACTATCAGTTCCAGGTGATCATGAAGCCCTCGCCCATGAATATCCAGGAACTCTACCTCGACTCTCTCAGAAGTTTCGGCATCAGCCCGTCGCGGCACGATATACGCTTTGTCGAGGATGACTGGGAATCTCCGACACTGGGCGCCTGGGGGCTTGGCTGGGAGGTATGGCTGGACGGCATGGAAATCACCCAGTTCACCTATTTTCAGCAGGTCGGCGGTATCGATCTGAAGCCGGTTTCCGCGGAGATCACCTACGGTTGCGAGCGCATCGCCATGTATCTGCAGGGTGTCGACAATGTGTACGATCTCGAATGGATCGACGGCATCCGATACGGTGACGTGCACCATCAGTCCGAGGTGGAGTTCTCCACCTACAATTTCGAAGAAGCCGATACCGGCATGTTGTTCCAGTTGTTCGACATGTATGAAAAGGAATCTGTCCGCCTGGCGCAAAAACAGCTGGTGCTGCCGGCCTACGACTACGTGCTGAAAGCCTCCCATTCCTTCAACCTGCTCGATGCGCGCGGGGCGATTTCCGTCACGGAGCGGGCCCACTATATCGGCCGGGTGCGCAACCTGGCACGGCTGTGCGCCGAAGGGTATGTCGCCCAGCGGGAAAAGCTCGGATTTCCCCTCATCAAAGGGCGGTAA
- the recO gene encoding DNA repair protein RecO, whose protein sequence is MVTALWPVVVLEVRWRMETCCSDAVVLHHLDYGEADRIVTFFSLDQGLVKGFARQARKSRKRFGAALEPFSSVRIRWQAPRGGELVSVQEAELVDLRNGLRHDLLALALAAYGCELVENLMGESGPQSGVYHLLIAFLDHVTRHGGSDEARLLFELRLLSLAGYEPRLLQCCKCGVPLRSETVAFAAASGGGLCPDCAGQGDVQLLSPLTLGSLARALQSPPTLFEGFRFGAQTLQEGGRAIFSMLRQHLSRPVKSLAFLTQMAEGRSRVAAIR, encoded by the coding sequence ATGGTTACTGCATTGTGGCCGGTGGTTGTTCTGGAGGTACGCTGGCGTATGGAAACCTGTTGTTCGGATGCCGTGGTGCTGCATCACCTGGACTATGGTGAGGCGGACCGCATTGTGACGTTTTTCAGCCTCGATCAGGGTCTTGTAAAGGGTTTTGCACGGCAGGCGCGCAAGAGCCGGAAACGTTTTGGCGCGGCGCTGGAGCCGTTTTCGTCCGTCCGTATCCGCTGGCAGGCGCCGCGCGGCGGGGAGCTGGTTTCCGTGCAGGAGGCGGAACTCGTCGATCTGCGCAACGGTCTGCGGCACGATCTGCTGGCCCTGGCCCTGGCCGCCTACGGCTGCGAACTGGTCGAAAACCTGATGGGTGAATCCGGCCCCCAGTCCGGCGTCTACCATCTGCTGATCGCTTTTCTTGACCACGTTACCCGCCATGGGGGTTCGGACGAAGCCCGCTTGCTGTTCGAACTGCGTCTGCTGAGCCTTGCCGGTTACGAGCCTCGTCTTCTGCAGTGCTGCAAGTGCGGCGTGCCGCTGCGCTCCGAAACGGTGGCTTTTGCCGCCGCGTCCGGCGGGGGGCTGTGTCCGGACTGCGCCGGCCAGGGAGATGTTCAGCTGCTCTCGCCGTTGACTCTGGGCAGTCTGGCGCGCGCCCTGCAGTCGCCCCCGACCCTGTTCGAAGGGTTCCGTTTCGGGGCGCAGACCCTTCAGGAGGGCGGACGGGCTATTTTCTCGATGCTTCGGCAGCATCTCAGCCGCCCCGTCAAATCGCTGGCGTTTCTCACGCAAATGGCCGAGGGTCGCTCCCGGGTCGCTGCCATTCGTTAA
- the mgtE gene encoding magnesium transporter, giving the protein MDQKLQLLLDTVKKLIRRGAYPNLTKVIGKTHPADIAHLFPHLTPKEQQTLFNLIDDTETAASVLSELDYVSGAQLLEKIGQEAITEVLQEMPYDDAVEIIRNMPEQIAEEILSTMKDEHSDEIEQLLKYDEDTAGGIMSTEFFCLPEDTTVQQAIEALQQAADVEMVFYVYVVDRHNHLVGVLSLRQLLMVSPATRLKEIMVADVISVRTDKDQEEVAQLVERYNLLALPVVDEWNKLVGLITVDDVIDVLREEATEDIYIMAGASEEELLYGHKSFKVARLRLPWLITNLFGGIVTGYLMWTFKLTLESVIALISFIPVITGMGGNVGGQSATIVVRGFATGNIDFSSLRKVFFKELRVGIIMGAVCGLTVGLVAYLWHHNIYLGMVVGLAMVSAMTVAATMGVLAPSFFKRVGIDPAIASSPFVQTANDITGILIYFGTATLFLPFLQGGM; this is encoded by the coding sequence ATGGATCAGAAGCTGCAGCTTCTTCTGGATACCGTCAAGAAACTGATCCGGCGCGGAGCTTATCCCAACCTGACAAAGGTTATCGGTAAAACGCATCCCGCCGATATCGCCCATCTTTTCCCCCATCTGACGCCCAAGGAACAGCAGACGCTGTTCAACCTCATCGACGACACCGAAACCGCGGCCAGCGTGCTGTCGGAACTTGACTATGTCAGTGGCGCCCAGCTGCTGGAAAAGATCGGTCAGGAGGCCATCACCGAAGTTCTTCAGGAGATGCCCTACGACGACGCCGTTGAAATCATCCGCAACATGCCTGAGCAGATCGCCGAGGAAATCCTCAGTACCATGAAGGATGAGCATTCGGATGAGATCGAGCAACTGCTGAAATACGACGAAGACACCGCCGGCGGCATCATGTCGACGGAATTTTTCTGTCTGCCCGAGGATACCACCGTCCAGCAGGCCATCGAAGCCCTGCAGCAGGCCGCCGATGTGGAGATGGTGTTTTACGTATATGTCGTCGACCGGCACAATCACCTGGTCGGCGTGCTGTCCCTGCGGCAGCTGCTGATGGTGTCTCCTGCCACACGGCTCAAGGAGATCATGGTCGCCGATGTGATCAGCGTGCGCACCGACAAGGACCAGGAGGAGGTGGCGCAACTGGTCGAACGTTACAACCTTCTGGCCCTGCCGGTAGTGGACGAGTGGAACAAGCTGGTCGGCCTGATTACTGTCGACGATGTCATCGACGTGCTGCGCGAGGAGGCCACCGAGGATATCTACATCATGGCTGGCGCCAGCGAAGAGGAGCTGCTTTACGGTCACAAGTCCTTCAAGGTAGCGCGCCTGAGGCTGCCGTGGCTGATCACCAACCTGTTCGGCGGCATTGTCACCGGATACCTGATGTGGACTTTCAAGCTGACCCTGGAGTCGGTCATCGCCCTGATTTCCTTCATCCCGGTCATCACCGGCATGGGCGGCAATGTCGGCGGCCAGTCGGCGACCATTGTGGTGCGGGGGTTCGCCACCGGCAACATCGATTTTTCCAGTTTGCGCAAGGTGTTTTTCAAGGAACTGCGCGTCGGTATCATCATGGGGGCGGTCTGTGGACTGACCGTCGGGCTGGTCGCCTACCTCTGGCATCACAATATCTACCTGGGGATGGTGGTGGGGCTGGCCATGGTTTCGGCAATGACCGTGGCGGCGACCATGGGGGTGCTGGCACCGAGTTTTTTCAAACGGGTTGGCATCGACCCTGCCATTGCGTCGAGCCCATTTGTCCAGACCGCCAATGATATCACGGGCATTCTGATTTATTTCGGCACGGCGACCTTGTTTCTGCCGTTTCTGCAGGGTGGCATGTGA
- a CDS encoding type II secretion system protein yields the protein MEYPPVGGQTGSTLLMVLAALVILGLTAGTAGNSWKHILQRDREQELLFRGDQYRRAIESFHHAWGIYPKQVDELLADQRALKVRRHLRRPYADPMTGRPFELIRDTTGAILGVVSTDHGRPFRRDGFPAGYEEFSRASSYRDWKFVFESVQKAETTGGAVVSPGESRGP from the coding sequence ATGGAATACCCTCCGGTGGGCGGTCAGACTGGCAGCACCCTTCTGATGGTGCTGGCGGCCCTGGTGATCCTGGGGTTGACGGCGGGGACGGCCGGTAACAGCTGGAAGCATATCCTGCAGCGTGACCGAGAACAAGAGCTGCTGTTTCGCGGCGATCAATATCGCCGCGCCATAGAAAGTTTTCACCATGCCTGGGGCATCTATCCGAAACAGGTGGATGAATTGCTTGCCGATCAGCGTGCCCTGAAGGTGCGCCGCCATCTGCGGCGGCCCTATGCCGATCCCATGACCGGCAGGCCCTTCGAGCTGATTCGCGATACGACCGGCGCCATTCTCGGCGTTGTCTCCACCGATCATGGCCGGCCTTTCCGGCGCGACGGATTCCCCGCCGGCTATGAGGAGTTTTCCAGGGCGAGCAGTTACCGCGACTGGAAGTTTGTTTTCGAATCTGTCCAGAAGGCGGAAACCACGGGCGGTGCCGTGGTTTCTCCGGGAGAATCCCGGGGGCCGTGA
- a CDS encoding DUF1318 domain-containing protein, whose translation MKKRSLVCSMAIVWLMAACVTINIYFPAEEVRSAADRIVNEVWGEGDQQPAPSNPAASPETGPTSLLPFSIGPASAWAAEGVNGADINISTPQIRAIKDAMKQRTAELRSYLDGGQVGIGRDGLLKVRTLEGLDLRGRSSVQRLVNAENQDRLRLYSEIAGEINKNPNRTATPAQVQEIFAESWRAQAASGWYIESGGGNWQRK comes from the coding sequence ATGAAAAAGCGTTCCTTGGTCTGTTCCATGGCGATTGTCTGGCTGATGGCGGCGTGCGTGACCATCAATATCTATTTTCCCGCGGAAGAAGTGCGCAGCGCCGCCGACCGCATCGTCAACGAGGTCTGGGGCGAAGGCGATCAGCAGCCGGCGCCGTCCAATCCGGCAGCGTCTCCCGAAACCGGCCCCACCAGCCTGCTGCCGTTCAGTATCGGCCCCGCCAGTGCCTGGGCCGCCGAAGGAGTCAATGGCGCGGATATCAATATCAGCACCCCGCAGATCCGGGCCATCAAGGATGCCATGAAGCAGCGCACCGCGGAGTTGCGGTCCTATCTTGATGGAGGGCAGGTCGGCATCGGGCGTGACGGTCTGCTCAAGGTCAGGACCCTCGAAGGGCTGGACCTGCGTGGCCGCAGCAGCGTACAGCGCCTGGTAAATGCCGAAAACCAGGATCGCCTGCGGCTTTACAGCGAGATTGCCGGCGAGATCAATAAAAACCCCAATCGTACCGCTACCCCCGCCCAGGTGCAGGAGATTTTCGCTGAATCCTGGCGGGCCCAGGCCGCTTCCGGTTGGTACATTGAATCCGGTGGTGGCAACTGGCAGCGCAAATAG
- the polA gene encoding DNA polymerase I, translating into MTDQRQRIYLIDGSSYIYRAYYAIRQLSNSRGMATNAVFGFTNMLLKVVREERPDHLAVVFDAKGPSFRKDIYPQYKANRSAMPEDLQSQIPLIKQVVRAFKMPALELAGYEADDIIATLARRFAERGMEVTVVTGDKDLMQIVNEQVRLLDTMKDQVTGLAEVAQRFGGAPDKVVEVQSLAGDSSDNVPGVPGIGEKTARDLILQFGTLENLLANIDQVSGKKRQENLRQFADQARLSRQLVTLVDDLPLAVDYDNFSLDEPDREALTALFKELEFHKLLQEFSSDERASGEKYRAVLSGAQLDALVDSLKKAARFAFDTETTSLDAVRADLVGLSFAIRPGEGWYIPLGHRYPGAPEQLDRDLVLEKLRPLLADPQLAKVAQNAKYDMLALRRAGVEVAGLSCDTMVASYLATPAAKSHGLDTLAADLLGYRTISYAEVTGTGKNRIGFAEVAVEKATVYATEDADITLRLADKLEPLLLETHQDALFREVELPLVTVLADMEWQGVRIDAGFLKGLSADMEVRLADLEQEIHQMAGRAFNVSSPRQLGEVLFEELKLPRGKKTKTGWSTDVEVLSQLAEEHAIAARVLDFRSLAKLKNTYCDALPRLIHPETGRIHTSFNQAVTATGRLSSSDPNLQNIPIRTEEGRRIREAFVPAEGNVLLAADYSQVELRILAHMADEPALKESFARGEDIHSRTASEIFGVFLEMVTPEMRRQAKTINFGVLYGMSAFGLAKALGIGRAEAQTYIDNYFSRYPKVLEFMEAKKSEAREKLYVTTLLGRRCAVPEITSKNGVMRGYAERNAINYPIQGSAADIIKVAMVRIFRELQQQRLQARMVLQVHDELIFDVPTAEQAAMEKLVRREMEQAASLDVPLLVDLGVGRSWSEAH; encoded by the coding sequence ATGACCGACCAGCGTCAGCGTATTTATCTCATCGACGGATCTTCCTATATTTACCGTGCCTATTATGCCATTCGCCAGTTGTCCAATTCCAGGGGGATGGCGACCAACGCCGTGTTCGGCTTCACCAATATGCTCCTGAAGGTGGTGCGGGAGGAGCGGCCCGATCACCTGGCGGTGGTGTTCGACGCCAAAGGTCCGTCTTTTCGCAAGGATATCTATCCGCAGTACAAAGCCAACCGTTCCGCCATGCCGGAAGATCTGCAATCCCAGATTCCCCTCATCAAGCAGGTTGTACGAGCCTTCAAGATGCCGGCCCTGGAACTGGCCGGCTACGAAGCCGACGACATCATCGCTACCCTGGCGCGGCGCTTTGCCGAACGGGGCATGGAGGTTACGGTGGTGACCGGCGACAAGGACCTGATGCAGATTGTCAACGAGCAGGTGCGGTTGCTTGATACCATGAAGGATCAGGTGACGGGACTGGCCGAGGTCGCGCAACGGTTTGGCGGCGCCCCCGACAAGGTGGTGGAGGTACAGTCCCTGGCAGGGGACAGCTCCGACAACGTCCCCGGGGTGCCGGGGATTGGCGAGAAGACCGCCCGGGACCTCATCCTGCAATTCGGCACCCTGGAAAACCTGCTGGCCAACATCGATCAGGTGTCGGGCAAAAAGCGGCAGGAAAATCTGCGTCAATTCGCCGATCAGGCGCGATTGTCCAGGCAGCTGGTAACCCTGGTGGATGATCTGCCGCTGGCGGTCGATTACGATAATTTCAGTCTCGACGAGCCGGATCGCGAGGCTCTGACGGCTTTGTTCAAGGAACTCGAATTTCACAAGCTGCTGCAGGAATTCTCCAGTGATGAGCGCGCCAGCGGCGAGAAATACAGGGCGGTTCTGAGCGGCGCGCAACTCGATGCGCTTGTGGACAGCCTGAAAAAAGCCGCCCGCTTCGCGTTTGATACGGAAACCACCAGCCTTGACGCTGTGCGTGCCGATCTGGTCGGGCTGTCTTTTGCCATCAGGCCCGGCGAGGGCTGGTACATTCCCCTCGGACATCGTTATCCGGGGGCGCCAGAACAGCTCGATCGCGATCTGGTGCTGGAGAAGCTGCGGCCCTTGCTGGCCGATCCACAGCTGGCGAAAGTCGCGCAGAACGCCAAATACGACATGCTGGCGCTGCGTCGCGCCGGCGTCGAGGTGGCCGGGCTGAGCTGCGATACCATGGTTGCTTCCTACCTGGCCACTCCCGCCGCCAAATCCCATGGTCTCGATACCCTGGCCGCGGACCTCCTCGGATACCGCACCATCAGTTATGCCGAGGTGACCGGCACGGGCAAAAACCGCATCGGTTTTGCGGAAGTCGCCGTGGAAAAGGCGACGGTGTACGCTACCGAAGACGCGGATATCACCCTGCGCCTGGCCGACAAGCTGGAGCCGCTGCTGCTTGAGACGCACCAGGATGCGCTGTTCCGTGAGGTGGAACTGCCGCTGGTGACGGTGCTGGCTGACATGGAATGGCAGGGTGTGCGCATCGATGCCGGTTTTCTCAAAGGACTGTCGGCGGATATGGAGGTGCGCCTGGCCGATCTGGAACAGGAAATCCACCAGATGGCCGGCCGTGCCTTCAACGTCAGCTCTCCCAGGCAGCTTGGTGAAGTGCTGTTCGAGGAACTCAAGCTGCCGCGCGGCAAAAAAACCAAAACCGGCTGGTCGACGGATGTCGAGGTGCTCTCGCAACTGGCCGAAGAACACGCTATTGCGGCACGGGTGCTCGATTTCCGTTCGCTGGCCAAGCTTAAAAATACCTATTGTGATGCTCTGCCCAGATTGATCCATCCGGAGACCGGGCGCATCCATACGTCCTTCAACCAGGCAGTTACGGCCACCGGCCGGCTTTCGTCCAGCGATCCCAATCTGCAGAATATTCCCATCCGCACCGAAGAGGGCCGCCGCATCCGCGAAGCCTTTGTGCCGGCCGAGGGCAATGTGCTGCTGGCGGCCGACTATTCCCAGGTGGAGTTGCGGATTCTGGCCCACATGGCCGACGAGCCGGCCCTCAAGGAAAGCTTCGCGCGTGGCGAGGATATCCATTCCCGCACCGCCAGCGAGATTTTCGGTGTGTTTCTGGAGATGGTGACACCGGAGATGCGTCGCCAGGCCAAGACCATCAATTTCGGGGTGCTCTACGGCATGAGCGCCTTCGGTCTGGCCAAAGCCCTCGGCATCGGCCGCGCGGAGGCCCAGACCTATATCGACAATTATTTTTCCCGTTACCCGAAGGTCCTCGAGTTCATGGAGGCCAAAAAGAGCGAGGCCCGCGAAAAGCTCTACGTCACCACCCTGCTGGGCCGGCGTTGCGCGGTCCCGGAAATCACCAGCAAAAACGGTGTGATGCGCGGCTATGCCGAACGCAACGCCATCAATTATCCGATTCAGGGTTCGGCCGCGGATATCATCAAGGTGGCCATGGTGCGTATTTTCCGGGAACTGCAGCAGCAGCGACTGCAGGCGCGGATGGTGCTGCAGGTCCACGATGAGCTGATATTCGACGTGCCGACTGCCGAGCAGGCCGCCATGGAGAAACTGGTGCGTCGGGAAATGGAACAGGCCGCATCACTCGACGTGCCGCTGCTGGTCGACCTGGGCGTCGGACGCAGCTGGAGCGAGGCTCACTGA